A window from Streptomyces sp. NBC_00335 encodes these proteins:
- a CDS encoding QcrA and Rieske domain-containing protein, translating to MSVTEQPPPHPGRQGDGHADGGAAADAAIEQLRDRISADSLTTRRDYLRIVATVSGGLAIGGVGVAAGILHRHGDNEGLPDPKKVADLLPPGQSVAFRFPGEEDRALAVRLGDGSLVGYSAVCTHLACGVLWREDRGPDGELYCPCHEGVFDARTGEVTAGPPPRPLPKIYLTEQADGSVWAVATARSGEPAKDALCRQFGDSHPAESARLGCPGSARASTTERRPT from the coding sequence ATGAGCGTCACCGAGCAGCCCCCTCCGCACCCAGGGCGTCAGGGCGACGGTCATGCGGACGGCGGGGCGGCCGCCGACGCCGCGATCGAGCAGCTGCGCGACCGGATCAGCGCCGATTCCCTGACCACCCGCCGTGATTACCTGCGGATCGTCGCCACCGTCTCCGGAGGCCTGGCCATCGGCGGTGTCGGCGTGGCCGCCGGCATCCTGCACCGGCACGGCGACAACGAGGGCCTGCCCGATCCGAAGAAGGTCGCCGACCTGCTGCCCCCCGGCCAGTCCGTGGCCTTCAGGTTCCCGGGCGAGGAGGACCGGGCCCTGGCCGTGCGCCTCGGGGACGGCTCCCTCGTGGGCTACTCCGCCGTCTGCACCCACCTGGCCTGCGGGGTGCTGTGGCGCGAGGACCGGGGCCCCGACGGGGAGCTGTACTGCCCCTGCCACGAGGGTGTCTTCGACGCCCGCACCGGCGAGGTGACGGCCGGTCCGCCGCCGCGCCCGCTGCCGAAGATCTACCTGACCGAGCAGGCCGACGGCAGTGTCTGGGCCGTGGCCACCGCACGGTCGGGAGAGCCGGCCAAGGACGCGCTCTGCCGGCAGTTCGGCGACTCCCACCCGGCCGAGTCCGCCCGCCTGGGCTGCCCCGGCTCGGCCCGGGCGAGCACCACCGAGAGGAGGCCCACATGA
- a CDS encoding MFS transporter produces MSEPSDVIDAAPPPPAPETPPPAGRSVTARATLAGTVVSLLLIVAIVLGSRLLRDFDSALLPYAVATVFLAFGVAYRYTVWVSAPGARRLFKKGFGSFFSADNFRKAPTAVPKMIATYLGFQKFLGARSRPRWIAHQLMFWGCLLAAAITFPLTWGWFTFTGDSATGPGYEMRIWGIKVLGFNSLNILGWLMFHGLDIAAVLVIPGASYFLYRRMKDRGAMTGQRFAYDLLPLICLIVISVTGLLLTFSSIFLHGGGYEFLAILHMVSVVFTLIYIPFGKFFHIVQRPAAVGMQLFKYTARQDEQVFLCKRCEEPIDTAPYVENLRGTMKDLKLDFDAWAEYCPRCKRVLRGNAYLTHVKKGFK; encoded by the coding sequence GTGTCCGAGCCCTCAGATGTCATCGACGCCGCGCCGCCTCCACCGGCGCCCGAGACCCCGCCGCCGGCCGGGCGGTCCGTCACCGCACGGGCCACCCTGGCCGGCACCGTCGTCTCGCTCCTGCTCATCGTCGCGATCGTGCTCGGCAGCAGGCTGCTGCGGGACTTCGACTCGGCCCTGCTGCCCTACGCCGTCGCCACCGTCTTCCTGGCCTTCGGCGTGGCCTACCGGTACACCGTGTGGGTCTCGGCCCCCGGCGCGCGCCGCCTGTTCAAAAAGGGCTTCGGCAGCTTCTTCTCGGCCGACAACTTCCGCAAGGCGCCCACCGCCGTGCCGAAGATGATCGCCACCTACCTGGGCTTCCAGAAGTTCCTCGGCGCCCGCTCGCGCCCCCGCTGGATCGCCCACCAGCTGATGTTCTGGGGCTGCCTGCTCGCCGCGGCGATCACCTTCCCGCTGACCTGGGGCTGGTTCACCTTCACCGGCGACAGCGCGACGGGCCCCGGGTACGAGATGCGGATCTGGGGCATCAAGGTCCTCGGCTTCAACTCGCTGAACATCCTGGGCTGGCTGATGTTCCACGGCCTGGACATCGCCGCCGTCCTCGTCATCCCCGGCGCCTCGTACTTCCTGTACCGGCGGATGAAGGACCGCGGAGCCATGACCGGCCAGCGCTTCGCCTACGACCTGCTGCCGCTGATCTGCCTGATCGTCATCTCCGTGACCGGTCTGCTGCTGACCTTCTCCTCGATCTTCCTGCACGGCGGCGGATACGAGTTCCTCGCGATCCTGCACATGGTGTCGGTGGTGTTCACCCTCATCTACATCCCGTTCGGGAAGTTCTTCCACATCGTCCAGCGCCCGGCCGCCGTCGGCATGCAGCTCTTCAAGTACACGGCCCGCCAGGACGAGCAGGTCTTCCTCTGCAAGCGCTGCGAGGAGCCCATCGACACCGCGCCCTACGTGGAGAACCTGCGCGGCACGATGAAGGACCTGAAGCTCGACTTCGACGCCTGGGCCGAGTACTGCCCGCGCTGCAAGCGGGTCCTGCGCGGCAACGCCTACCTGACCCATGTGAAGAAGGGCTTCAAGTGA
- a CDS encoding molybdopterin oxidoreductase family protein — translation MTATDPAKAASRPVSISIDPSIAPPGTRNFRDAGGIPADKWHADQNGETLVPTHCCFCGVQCGMYLRVDKGGKVFGVEPRNHDINRMRLCPKGINAYQQVNHPDRLTAPLMRRSRDEEFKECSWDEALDFTVSEIRRIQEAHGNDAFGLLGGASLFSEKTYLVGKFARVALKTKHVDYNGRLCMVSAAGANKLAFGIDRAGNPFSDILLTDCLLIAGSNVGECFPVMTQYLWGARDRGASLIVIDPRETAIARTADIHVAIKPGTDSAFFNAVLNVVISEGLTDEAYIAANTTGWDEVKKTVAEYPPSRSAEICGVPASQIVQVARVFAGADKAMAWHARGIEHHSQGVENCLSVINLCVATGHIGKPGAGYGTITGQGNGQGGREHGQKSDLLPGGRSITNPEHRKQICQIWGIEESELPGAGTSMMEMVWQMQRREIRGLIGICNNPFVSLPNYAVVKDGYDTAEFHAQFDFFLSETAANAHVVFPVTTWAEDEGVMANAEARVVKHNKAQEPPAGVRTDTWVICELARRLGAGKHFDFPGSREVFEELRVASAGTVNDYYGITYERLDETGGIVWPCPSTEHPGTPRLFEDGRTYHPDGKIHMQVVEWHPPMDAYTEEFPLSLTTGRTVAHFLSGNQTRRLGALVEQTPRPWVEVHPSHGFRNGEPVRVVTRRGSEVFPALVTEAIRPDTVFIPYHWPVPTSANALTIDALDPRSKIPEYKVCAARIEAAERVDEVPAPPTPPGREAYPEAQVSRTDPLPPTSPQGRGTAERS, via the coding sequence GTGACCGCGACCGACCCCGCCAAGGCCGCGTCCCGGCCCGTGAGCATTTCCATCGACCCCTCCATCGCCCCGCCCGGCACCCGCAACTTCCGCGACGCCGGCGGCATCCCCGCCGACAAGTGGCACGCCGACCAGAACGGCGAGACCCTCGTCCCCACCCACTGCTGCTTCTGCGGGGTGCAGTGCGGGATGTACCTGCGCGTGGACAAGGGCGGCAAGGTCTTCGGCGTGGAGCCCCGCAACCACGACATCAACCGGATGCGGCTGTGCCCCAAGGGCATCAACGCCTACCAGCAGGTCAACCACCCCGACCGGCTGACCGCCCCGCTGATGCGGCGCTCCCGGGACGAGGAGTTCAAGGAGTGCTCCTGGGACGAGGCCCTGGACTTCACCGTCTCGGAGATCCGGCGCATCCAGGAGGCCCACGGCAACGACGCCTTCGGGCTGCTGGGCGGAGCCAGCCTGTTCTCCGAGAAGACCTACCTGGTCGGCAAGTTCGCCCGGGTCGCCCTGAAGACCAAGCACGTCGACTACAACGGCCGCCTGTGCATGGTCAGCGCCGCCGGAGCCAACAAGCTGGCCTTCGGCATCGACCGGGCCGGCAACCCCTTCTCCGACATCCTCCTCACCGACTGCCTGCTCATCGCCGGGTCGAACGTGGGGGAGTGCTTCCCCGTGATGACCCAGTACCTGTGGGGCGCACGGGACCGCGGCGCCTCGCTCATCGTGATCGACCCGCGCGAGACGGCCATCGCCCGCACCGCCGACATCCACGTCGCGATCAAGCCCGGCACCGACTCGGCCTTCTTCAACGCCGTGCTGAACGTGGTCATCTCCGAAGGCCTCACCGACGAGGCCTACATCGCGGCGAACACCACCGGCTGGGACGAGGTCAAGAAGACCGTCGCCGAGTACCCGCCCTCCCGCTCCGCGGAGATCTGCGGGGTACCGGCCTCGCAGATCGTCCAGGTGGCACGCGTCTTCGCCGGTGCGGACAAGGCCATGGCCTGGCACGCCCGGGGCATCGAGCACCACTCCCAGGGCGTCGAGAACTGCCTGTCCGTCATCAACCTGTGCGTGGCCACCGGACACATCGGCAAGCCCGGAGCCGGCTACGGCACCATCACCGGCCAGGGCAACGGCCAGGGCGGTCGCGAGCACGGCCAGAAGTCCGACCTGCTGCCCGGCGGCCGCTCCATCACCAACCCGGAGCACCGCAAGCAGATCTGCCAGATCTGGGGCATCGAGGAGTCCGAACTCCCCGGCGCCGGCACCTCCATGATGGAGATGGTCTGGCAGATGCAGCGGCGGGAGATCCGCGGGCTCATCGGCATCTGCAACAACCCCTTCGTCTCCCTCCCCAACTACGCGGTGGTCAAGGACGGCTACGACACCGCCGAGTTCCACGCCCAGTTCGACTTCTTCCTCTCCGAGACCGCGGCCAACGCCCACGTGGTCTTCCCCGTCACCACCTGGGCCGAGGACGAGGGCGTGATGGCCAACGCCGAGGCCCGCGTGGTCAAGCACAACAAGGCCCAGGAACCCCCCGCCGGGGTGCGGACCGACACCTGGGTCATCTGCGAGCTCGCCCGGCGGCTCGGAGCCGGGAAGCACTTCGACTTCCCCGGCTCCCGCGAGGTGTTCGAGGAGCTGCGCGTCGCCTCCGCCGGCACGGTCAACGACTACTACGGCATCACCTACGAACGCCTCGACGAGACGGGCGGGATCGTCTGGCCCTGCCCCTCCACCGAGCACCCGGGCACCCCCCGGCTGTTCGAGGACGGCCGGACCTACCACCCCGACGGCAAGATCCACATGCAGGTCGTGGAATGGCATCCGCCCATGGACGCCTACACCGAGGAATTCCCCCTCTCCCTCACCACCGGCCGCACCGTCGCGCACTTCCTCTCCGGCAACCAGACCCGCCGCCTGGGCGCCCTCGTCGAGCAGACCCCCCGCCCCTGGGTGGAGGTCCACCCCTCGCACGGCTTCCGCAACGGCGAACCGGTCCGGGTGGTCACCCGGCGCGGCAGCGAGGTGTTCCCGGCCCTGGTCACCGAGGCGATCCGGCCCGACACCGTCTTCATCCCGTACCACTGGCCCGTCCCGACGTCCGCGAACGCCCTGACCATCGACGCCCTCGACCCCCGCTCGAAGATCCCCGAGTACAAGGTCTGCGCCGCCCGGATCGAGGCCGCCGAGCGGGTCGACGAGGTCCCCGCCCCGCCCACCCCGCCGGGGCGCGAGGCCTATCCGGAAGCCCAGGTCTCCCGCACCGACCCCCTGCCCCCCACGTCCCCGCAGGGCCGTGGCACGGCGGAGAGGAGCTGA
- a CDS encoding DUF6755 family protein — MSETPLPPRPEYHPGSDQPRLNRPVRERYPQIRSTSGYGDPRVRSTGPGPGAGTEQEPERSSRLNARLTLALTVVIGQLWALTVTVNEWMKGNTGTAWWGAGFLILSFLVVIGLWLLDPKDR; from the coding sequence ATGAGCGAGACACCGCTGCCGCCCCGCCCGGAGTACCACCCGGGCAGCGACCAGCCCCGGCTCAACCGCCCGGTGCGCGAGCGGTACCCGCAGATCCGCTCCACCAGCGGGTACGGGGACCCCCGGGTCCGGAGCACGGGCCCGGGACCGGGAGCCGGCACCGAGCAGGAGCCCGAGCGCTCCTCACGGCTCAACGCGCGCCTCACCCTGGCCCTCACGGTCGTGATCGGCCAGCTCTGGGCACTCACCGTGACCGTCAACGAGTGGATGAAGGGAAACACCGGAACGGCCTGGTGGGGAGCGGGATTCCTGATCCTGTCCTTCCTCGTCGTGATCGGACTGTGGCTCCTCGACCCGAAGGACCGATGA
- a CDS encoding NarK family nitrate/nitrite MFS transporter, with translation MSIPTPTPPAPRSHRAESYKPGATIADWRPEDEGFWQSKGHRVAQRNLWVSIPALMLGFVVWQVWSVTVVRLNDVGFGFSKSQLFWLTAIPGITGGTFRILYTFIGPMFGERKFTAFSTIILIAPMLWLGFALQDTGTPYWELALIAAVCGIGGANFASSMASIGFFFPKREKGSANGLNGGLGNLGVSVVQLVAPLVVTAAVLGAPAGGPQRDAKKNTDVWLQNGAFLWVPLLVIMALAAWFLMNDLKVAAAPFSQQKIIFKRKHNWLMTWLYVGTFGSFIGFAAALPLLIKNNFEGQGYQATTYAWIGPFIGALTRWGGGWLSDKIGGARVTILSFVGMAAALVVVIFALPAGGQEGNFWPFYIGFLVAFAFSGLGNGSTFRQIPVIFRDHHMKQAEGKGPEAQAAALKQSEMESGAVTGFSSAIAAYGFFFIPAMFAAMAVTNALWIFIGFYATCLVVCYWFYARKGAEAPS, from the coding sequence ATGTCGATACCCACGCCGACTCCGCCGGCGCCCCGCAGCCACCGCGCCGAGAGCTACAAGCCCGGCGCCACCATCGCCGACTGGCGGCCCGAGGACGAGGGTTTCTGGCAGTCCAAGGGCCACCGGGTCGCCCAGCGCAACCTCTGGGTCTCGATCCCGGCCCTGATGCTCGGCTTCGTGGTCTGGCAGGTCTGGTCGGTGACCGTGGTCAGGCTGAACGACGTCGGCTTCGGTTTCTCGAAGTCGCAGCTGTTCTGGCTGACCGCCATCCCCGGCATCACCGGCGGCACCTTCCGGATCCTCTACACCTTCATCGGGCCGATGTTCGGCGAGCGGAAGTTCACCGCCTTCAGCACGATCATCCTGATCGCGCCGATGCTGTGGCTGGGCTTCGCGCTCCAGGACACCGGTACGCCGTACTGGGAGCTGGCCCTGATTGCGGCCGTGTGCGGCATCGGCGGCGCGAACTTCGCCTCCTCGATGGCGAGCATCGGCTTCTTCTTCCCCAAGCGGGAGAAGGGCAGCGCCAACGGCCTCAACGGCGGGCTCGGCAACCTCGGTGTGAGCGTGGTCCAGCTGGTCGCCCCGCTGGTGGTCACCGCCGCCGTGCTGGGTGCCCCCGCCGGCGGCCCGCAGCGCGACGCGAAGAAGAACACCGACGTCTGGCTGCAGAACGGCGCCTTCCTCTGGGTGCCGCTGCTGGTCATCATGGCCCTGGCCGCCTGGTTCCTGATGAACGACCTGAAGGTGGCCGCGGCCCCCTTCAGCCAGCAGAAGATCATCTTCAAGCGCAAGCACAACTGGCTGATGACCTGGCTCTACGTCGGCACCTTCGGGTCCTTCATCGGCTTCGCGGCCGCCCTGCCGCTGCTGATCAAGAACAACTTCGAGGGGCAGGGCTACCAGGCCACCACCTACGCCTGGATCGGCCCGTTCATCGGGGCCCTCACGCGCTGGGGCGGCGGCTGGCTCTCGGACAAGATCGGCGGAGCCAGGGTCACGATCCTGTCCTTCGTCGGCATGGCGGCGGCCCTCGTCGTGGTCATCTTCGCGCTTCCGGCCGGAGGCCAGGAGGGCAACTTCTGGCCCTTCTACATCGGCTTCCTGGTGGCCTTCGCCTTCTCCGGCCTGGGCAACGGCTCGACCTTCCGGCAGATCCCGGTGATCTTCCGGGACCACCACATGAAGCAGGCCGAGGGCAAGGGTCCCGAGGCGCAGGCCGCGGCGCTGAAGCAGTCGGAGATGGAGTCGGGAGCCGTCACCGGCTTCTCCTCGGCCATCGCCGCCTACGGCTTCTTCTTCATCCCCGCGATGTTCGCGGCCATGGCCGTCACCAACGCACTGTGGATCTTCATCGGCTTCTACGCCACGTGCCTGGTGGTCTGCTACTGGTTCTACGCCCGCAAGGGCGCCGAGGCTCCCAGCTGA
- the pflB gene encoding formate C-acetyltransferase, which produces MTATPAETTKNGEAWNGFKGGLWRDAIDVRDFIQQNYTPYEGDDTFLAGPTERTTAVWKAITDKFPEEREKGVYDVSYDIPSSITAHAPGYIDRDKDLIVGLQTDAPLKRAIMPYGGWRMVAGALETYGYPVSDDLEKVFTEYRKTHNAGVFGAYTPDIRAARKAGIVTGLPDAYGRGRIIGDYRRVSLYGVDRLIAVKKEEKEEINSLPAGNRSLEETIRLREELSEQIRALAELKAMAASYGCDISGPATTGREAIQWLYFAYLAAVKEQNGAAMSLGRTSTFIDVYLQRDIEAGILTEEQAQELVDDFIIKLRIVRFLRTPEYDELFSGDPTWVTESIAGMGEDGRPLVTKTSFRYLHTLYNLGPAPEPNMTVFWSPQLPQGFKEFCARVSIDTSSVQYESDELMRPRFGDDTAIACCVSAMPVGKQMQFFGARVNLAKTLLYAINGGRDEKSGAQVGPSTGALTSEVLDYDQVMAKFDEQMEWLADTYVHALNVIHYMHDKYAYERIEMALHDRDVRRTMACGIAGLSVAADSLAAIKYAKVTAVRDETGLATDYTIEGDYPAYGNNDDRVDSIAVWLVEEFMKKIRKHPTYRGAEHTQSVLTITSNVVYGKKTGNTPDGRRAGEPFSPGANPMNGRDTHGYVTSALSVAKLPYEDAEDGISLTNTVTPDGLGRTPEERIKNLAGVLDGYMAVDGFHMNVNVLNRDTLMDAMEHPENYPQLTIRVSGYAVNFVRLTRAQQLDVLNRTFHGSL; this is translated from the coding sequence ATGACTGCCACCCCTGCGGAAACCACGAAGAACGGCGAAGCCTGGAACGGCTTCAAGGGCGGTCTGTGGCGCGACGCCATCGACGTCCGCGACTTCATCCAGCAGAACTACACGCCGTACGAGGGTGACGACACCTTCCTCGCCGGCCCCACCGAGCGCACCACCGCCGTGTGGAAGGCGATCACGGACAAGTTCCCGGAGGAGCGCGAGAAGGGCGTCTACGACGTCTCGTACGACATCCCGTCGTCGATCACCGCGCACGCCCCCGGCTACATCGACCGCGACAAGGACCTGATCGTCGGCCTCCAGACGGACGCCCCGCTCAAGCGCGCGATCATGCCCTACGGCGGCTGGCGCATGGTCGCCGGCGCCCTGGAGACCTACGGCTACCCGGTCTCCGACGACCTGGAGAAGGTCTTCACGGAGTACCGCAAGACCCACAACGCCGGTGTCTTCGGCGCGTACACCCCCGACATCCGCGCCGCCCGCAAGGCCGGCATCGTGACCGGCCTGCCGGACGCGTACGGCCGCGGCCGCATCATCGGCGACTACCGCCGCGTCTCCCTCTACGGCGTCGACCGCCTCATCGCCGTCAAGAAGGAGGAGAAGGAGGAGATCAACTCCCTCCCCGCGGGCAACCGCTCGCTGGAGGAGACGATCCGCCTGCGCGAGGAGCTCTCCGAGCAGATCCGCGCCCTCGCCGAGCTCAAGGCGATGGCCGCCTCCTACGGGTGCGACATCTCCGGCCCGGCCACCACCGGCCGCGAGGCCATCCAGTGGCTGTACTTCGCGTACCTGGCCGCCGTGAAGGAGCAGAACGGCGCGGCCATGTCGCTCGGCCGCACCTCCACCTTCATCGACGTCTACCTCCAGCGCGACATCGAGGCCGGCATCCTCACCGAGGAGCAGGCCCAGGAGCTGGTCGACGACTTCATCATCAAGCTCCGCATCGTCCGCTTCCTGCGCACCCCGGAGTACGACGAGCTCTTCTCCGGCGACCCCACCTGGGTCACCGAGTCGATCGCCGGCATGGGCGAGGACGGCCGTCCGCTGGTCACCAAGACCTCGTTCCGCTACCTCCACACCCTCTACAACCTCGGCCCGGCCCCCGAGCCGAACATGACCGTCTTCTGGTCCCCCCAGCTGCCGCAGGGCTTCAAGGAGTTCTGCGCCCGGGTCTCGATCGACACCTCCTCGGTGCAGTACGAGTCCGACGAGCTGATGCGCCCGCGCTTCGGCGACGACACCGCCATCGCCTGCTGCGTCTCGGCGATGCCGGTCGGCAAGCAGATGCAGTTCTTCGGCGCCCGCGTGAACCTCGCCAAGACCCTGCTCTACGCGATCAACGGCGGCCGCGACGAGAAGTCCGGCGCCCAGGTCGGCCCGTCCACCGGAGCCCTCACCTCCGAGGTGCTGGACTACGACCAGGTCATGGCCAAGTTCGACGAGCAGATGGAATGGCTCGCCGACACCTACGTCCACGCCCTGAACGTCATCCACTACATGCACGACAAGTACGCCTACGAGCGCATCGAGATGGCGCTCCACGACCGCGACGTGCGCCGCACCATGGCCTGCGGCATCGCCGGCCTCTCGGTCGCCGCCGACTCGCTGGCCGCCATCAAGTACGCCAAGGTCACCGCCGTGCGCGACGAGACCGGCCTCGCCACCGACTACACCATCGAGGGCGACTACCCGGCCTACGGCAACAACGACGACCGCGTCGACTCGATCGCCGTCTGGCTGGTCGAGGAGTTCATGAAGAAGATCCGCAAGCACCCCACGTACCGCGGAGCCGAGCACACCCAGTCGGTGCTGACCATCACCTCGAACGTGGTCTACGGCAAGAAGACCGGCAACACGCCGGACGGACGCCGCGCCGGCGAGCCCTTCTCCCCGGGCGCCAACCCGATGAACGGCCGCGACACCCACGGCTACGTCACCTCGGCGCTGTCGGTCGCGAAGCTCCCGTACGAGGATGCCGAGGACGGCATCTCGCTGACCAACACCGTCACCCCCGACGGCCTGGGCCGCACCCCCGAGGAGCGGATCAAGAACCTGGCGGGCGTCCTCGACGGCTACATGGCGGTCGACGGCTTCCACATGAACGTGAACGTGCTCAACCGCGACACGCTCATGGACGCCATGGAGCACCCCGAGAACTACCCGCAGCTCACCATCCGCGTCAGCGGATACGCGGTGAACTTCGTCCGCCTCACGCGCGCTCAGCAGCTCGATGTGCTGAACCGCACCTTCCACGGCTCTCTCTGA
- a CDS encoding 4Fe-4S dicluster domain-containing protein, which produces MMGRTIFIDPGRCIGCQACVSACRECDSHRGKSMIHLDYTEPGMSVASLPSVCMHCEDPVAPCAEVCPADAILVTADGVVQQADTTRCIGCSNCVNACPFGIPKIDLQAKLQMKCNLCYDRTAYGLAPMCATVCPTGALFYGTLEELQAERPGVQVADSFVFGDVVVQTGVAMVVPADKVQWPVPGGLPVVEINGRDVR; this is translated from the coding sequence ATGATGGGCCGCACGATCTTCATCGACCCGGGTCGCTGCATCGGCTGCCAGGCGTGCGTATCGGCCTGCCGCGAGTGCGATTCGCACCGCGGCAAATCGATGATCCACCTGGACTACACCGAACCCGGCATGTCCGTCGCCTCCCTCCCCAGCGTCTGCATGCACTGCGAGGACCCGGTCGCACCCTGCGCCGAGGTCTGTCCCGCCGACGCGATCCTGGTGACCGCCGACGGGGTGGTCCAGCAGGCCGACACCACCCGCTGCATCGGCTGCTCCAACTGCGTCAACGCCTGCCCCTTCGGCATCCCGAAGATCGACCTCCAGGCGAAGCTGCAGATGAAGTGCAACCTCTGCTACGACCGCACCGCCTACGGCCTCGCCCCGATGTGCGCGACCGTCTGCCCGACCGGGGCCCTCTTCTACGGAACCCTCGAAGAGCTCCAGGCGGAGCGCCCCGGCGTGCAGGTCGCCGACTCCTTCGTCTTCGGCGACGTCGTCGTCCAGACCGGCGTGGCCATGGTCGTCCCCGCCGACAAGGTCCAGTGGCCCGTCCCCGGCGGCCTGCCCGTCGTCGAGATCAACGGAAGGGACGTCCGATGA
- the mscL gene encoding large conductance mechanosensitive channel protein MscL has product MVSEKKKVSVLEGFKAFLMRGNVVDLAVAVVIGAAFTNIVNSVVKGLISPVIGLVGTQSLDAYKTCIKEPCGVGTDGKPTGVELLWGSVLNAALTFLITAAVVYFLMVLPMSKYLARQEARRKAKEGVQETMEITELVVLKEIRDELIAQRGAGGGNVHPDAPSPRL; this is encoded by the coding sequence GTGGTGAGCGAGAAGAAGAAGGTGAGCGTGCTGGAAGGCTTCAAGGCCTTCCTGATGCGCGGCAACGTGGTCGACCTGGCGGTGGCCGTGGTCATCGGCGCCGCGTTCACGAACATCGTGAATTCTGTCGTGAAGGGCCTCATCAGCCCGGTGATCGGCCTCGTCGGCACGCAGAGTCTGGACGCCTACAAGACCTGCATCAAGGAACCCTGCGGGGTCGGCACGGACGGCAAGCCGACGGGCGTGGAGCTCCTCTGGGGCTCCGTGCTCAACGCCGCGCTGACCTTCCTGATCACCGCCGCGGTCGTGTACTTCCTCATGGTGCTGCCGATGTCGAAGTACCTCGCCCGGCAGGAGGCGCGCCGCAAGGCCAAGGAAGGCGTCCAGGAGACCATGGAGATCACCGAGCTGGTGGTCCTCAAGGAGATCCGCGACGAGCTGATCGCCCAGCGCGGCGCGGGTGGCGGGAACGTCCACCCCGACGCCCCGAGCCCCCGGCTCTAG
- the pflA gene encoding pyruvate formate-lyase-activating protein — protein sequence MTVLFGTSLPVGHANAISVSAGQTPAAAATQRPSEGTVHSWDLSTGVDGPGTRFVTFLSGCPLTCLYCHNPDTMRMRNGKRTSADDVIAEARKYTKFISASGGGATISGGEPLLQPVFAGELLHRMKNDLGLHTALDTSGFLGARATDALLRDVDLVLLDIKSWDRETYKKVTSRPLEPTLDFARRLADLGKEVHLRFVLVPGLTDATENVEGVAAFAATLGNVSRVDVLPFHKLGESKWEALDMKFTLHDTPSPSAAQVAEAKAIFAAQGLNAV from the coding sequence ATGACCGTCCTCTTCGGTACGAGCCTCCCCGTCGGCCACGCCAACGCGATCAGCGTGAGCGCCGGCCAGACGCCCGCCGCCGCCGCGACGCAGCGGCCGAGCGAGGGCACGGTGCATTCCTGGGACCTGTCCACCGGGGTCGACGGCCCCGGGACCCGGTTCGTCACCTTCCTGTCCGGCTGCCCGCTGACCTGCCTGTACTGCCACAACCCCGACACCATGCGGATGCGCAACGGCAAGCGCACCTCGGCCGACGACGTCATCGCCGAGGCCCGCAAGTACACCAAGTTCATCTCCGCCTCCGGCGGCGGCGCCACCATCTCCGGCGGCGAGCCGCTGCTCCAGCCCGTCTTCGCGGGCGAACTGCTGCACCGGATGAAGAACGACCTCGGACTGCACACCGCCCTGGACACCTCCGGCTTCCTCGGGGCCCGCGCCACCGACGCGCTGCTGCGCGACGTGGACCTGGTGCTCCTCGACATCAAGTCCTGGGACCGCGAGACGTACAAGAAGGTGACCAGCCGCCCGCTGGAGCCGACCCTGGACTTCGCCCGCCGCCTCGCCGACCTCGGCAAGGAGGTGCACCTGCGGTTCGTGCTGGTGCCGGGACTGACCGACGCCACGGAGAACGTCGAGGGCGTCGCCGCCTTCGCCGCCACCCTCGGCAACGTCTCGCGGGTCGACGTACTGCCCTTCCACAAGCTCGGCGAGAGCAAGTGGGAGGCGCTCGACATGAAGTTCACCCTCCACGACACGCCGTCGCCGAGCGCCGCACAGGTCGCCGAGGCGAAGGCGATCTTCGCCGCGCAGGGACTGAACGCGGTCTGA